CCGTGCTTGGTGCACAGCTCGCGCAAGCGCTTCAGGTAGCCCTTGGGTGGCACCAGCACGCCGGTGGAACCGGCCACCGGCTCCACGATCACGGCAGCGATGGTGGACGCGTCGTGCAGCGTGACGATGCGCTCCAGCTCGTCGGCCAGCTCGAAACCGTGTTCCGGCTCACCGCGCGTGTATGCGTTTTTCTCGAGATTGTGCGTATGCGGCAGGTGATCGACGCCGGGCAGCATCACGCCGTACGGCTTGCGGTTGCCGGCGATGCCGCCGACCGAAATGCCGCCGAAGCCCACGCCGTGGTAGCCGCGTTCGCGGCCGATCAGGCGGGTGCGGCCAGCCTCGCCGCGCGCGCGGTGGTAGGCCAGCGCCATCTTCAGCGCGGTGTCCACGGCCTCGGAACCGGAGTTGGTATAGAACACGTGGCCGAAGCGGTGGCTGGTGTAGTCCATCAGCTTGTCGGCCAGTTCGAACGCGGCCGGGTGGCCCATCTGGAAAGTGGGGGCGAAGTCGAGCTGGCCCACCATTTCGCGCACGGCCGCGACGATCTTCGGCTGGGCGTGGCCGCACGGTACGCACCACAGGCCGGCCGTGCCGTCGAGGATGCTGTTGCCATCGACATCCTTGTAGTACATGCCTTCGGCGGAGACCAGCAGGCGCGGGTTAGCCTTGAAATCGCGGTTATTGGTAAATGGCATCCAGAACGATGCCATCGAGTCGGGGCGGGACAGATTCATGCATATCTCCATGAAGGTTTTTGACGACCCGTAAAAAAATTTTACAAGTGGCAAAACGATGATGCAATAATAGTCAGCGATATAACTATGGCACATATACACAGACGGTAAAACAGTCCAACCGTATCGGTGGTAAAAACAGTACAGTTTCGCTTTGGCTAGCGAGGAACGCAACGATGGAATCGGAAAGCACTGCGATGGATCAAGCCGACTGTGCGGCCGAGTGGCCGGTACTGGTCATAGAGCGCAGCAAGAAGGGCAGCCTGGTCGAGCAGATCGTGGCCGCGATTGCCGCCATGGTGGGCCGCCGCGAGTTGCGCATCGGCACTAAAATGCCGTCGGTCAGGCAGTTTGCCAAGTGTAATGGCATCAGTACCTTTACAGTTGTGGAGTCGTACGACCGCCTGGTCACGCTGGGGCTGCTGATGTCGCGCCGTGGTTCCGGCTACTTTGTCGCGCGCCAGGACTTGCCGCCGGCCATGACGCCAATGGCCATGCACACCATGCCCACCGCCATCGACTCGCTCACGCCGGACCTGTATTCGGGCGTCTCCGAGGCGCTGGCGGCCGGCGTGGGCTGGCTGCCGCCCGAGTGGTACGGCGACGACACCGTGCTCGACGCCGTGCGCCATGCGATGCGCATTCCGTCCAACCGCTTGCGCGGCTACGGCCACTCGATGGGCTTTCCCACGCTGCGCCATCACCTCGCCGCCACCCTCAGCGACGACCTGTTCCCGGTCGATCCCGAGCAGATCCTGCTCACCCACGGCGCCACCCATGCGTTCGACCTGATCCTGCGCACCCTCACCCGCCCCGGCGACACGGTGTTTGTCGAAGATCCTGGCTACAGCAACCTGCACTCGCTGATCCTGCACCACGGCTGCATCGCGGTCGGCATTCCGCGCGGCGAGCACGGTATCGATGTCGAGCTGCTGGCGCGCCAGGCCGCCCTTACCCAGCCCAAGCTCATGTTCGTCAACACGGTGCTGCAAAACCCGCTGGGCACGTCCCTGAGCGCCGCGCAGGCGCACCGGCTGCTGGCCCTGGCCGAGCAGTTCGATTTCTGGCTGGTGGAGGACGATATCTACCGCGAGCTGGCGCAGCGCGGCGAGGCCTCGCTGGCAGCGATGGATGGCCTGCGGCGGGTGATCCGCGTGGGCAGCTTTTCCAAGACGCTGTCGCCGGTGCTGCGGGTGGGATCGATCTGTGCGTCCGCCTCGCTGCTGCCCGAGCTGCTGCGCGTGAAAATGCTGGCCGGGCTGACCACGTCCGAGATCAACGAGCGCGCCGTGTACCACGCCATCAGCGCGCGGCCGTATAAACGCATGGTGGACAAGCTGGTGGCGCAGCTCGAATCAGGGCGCGAGCGCACCATCGAGAGCCTGCGCAGCGCGGGCATGACGCCGCTGGCCAAGCCGCGCGGCGGCATGTTCGTCTCGGCCGGCTGGGATGCAGCGCCGCGCCCCGACTGGAACGGCAAGACCATCGCCGATGCGGCGCTCAAGGCCGGCATCCTGCTCTCGCCGTGCGATTTCTTCATGCTGCGACCGCCCGAGTCGGTCTGGTTCCGCTTCAACGTCGCCTACAGCAACCACCCGCAACTGCTGGACTTCCTGCAGTCGGTCCGTCCTGCCTGAAAGAGCTGAACATGTCGATCGTCAAACTGCCAGCAACACCACGGATCAAACGCCGCGTCATCAACCGCGACAAGCTCGAAGCCGACATCGTAGTCGTGGCGGTACGCGTGTTTGCCGAAAGCGGCTACGAGGGCGCATCGATCGCCACCATTGCCGACCGGGCCGGCCTGTCGAAGCAGAACCTGATGTACTACTTCCCCACCAAGCAGGCCCTGTACGAGCGCGTGCTCGATGATGTGCTCGACGACTGGCTGGAACGGATGGACAGCCTGGCGGCCGGCGACCAGGAGCCGCAGGCGGTGCTGCGCGCCTATGTGCAGGCCAAGCTGAAGTTTTCGCGCGAGCAGCCGTGGGCGTCGCGCGTGTATGCGATGGAGGTGATCGGCGGCGCCCAGTTATACGGCGCCCAGATCCAGCGCCGCGTGGTGCCGCTGCTGCGCAAGGATATCGCGGTGTTCGAGCAGTGGATCGCGGCGGGCAAGATCGCCCCGGTCAACGCCACCCACCTGCTGTTCGCGATCTGGGCCATGACTCAGTCCTACGCCGACTTCGCGCCGCAGATGGCGCTGGTGCTGAACCGCAAGCAGCTCGGCAAAAAGGATTTCGACGACGCCGAACAGCTGATCGTCGATATGGTATTGGCGGCGGTTGGAGTGCCCCTGGTATCCAGGAGCGCCTGAAAACCGCCCAGGGCAAGGCGCTGCAACGCCGCCATCAGCGTTCGGTCAGAAAGCGCCAAGAGCGCCTGACAACCGCTCAGGGCAAGGCGCAGCGCCGCAGACAGTACGAACGTACGGCAAGGCGCTGCAACGCCGCCATCAGCGTTCGGTCAGAAAGCGCCAAGAGCGCCTGACAACCGCCCAGGGCAAGGCGCAGCGCCGCAGACAGTACGAACGTACGGCAAGGCGCTGCAACGCCGCCATCAGCGTTCGGTCAGAATGCGCCAAGAGCGCCTGACAAGCCGCCCAGGGCAAGGCGCAGCGCCGCAGACAGTACGAACGTACGGCAAGGCGCTGCAACGCCGCCCTGGGCGGCTTGTCAGGCGCTCTTGCGGCGGCGGGCTACGACGCCCATCAACCCCAGGCCCGCCAGCAGCATGGCCCAGGTTTGCGCTTCCGGCACGGCCGTGGCGACCAGCTCCAGTCCCGGCACATCGACAGCGGCAAAGCCCCCGCCTGCGGCCGTACCGATGGTCACCGAAGAATTCCAGTCATTGACCACCACCGTGCCGTAAATGGTGCCGCTGCCACCGGTCACGGTGGCCTTGGGCGCCAGCACGTTGGCGTTGAAGCCGTTGACGAAATTGAGGGTGGTGGCGTCGGCAAAGTTGAACAGCACATTGTAGCCGTCGAATGCGCTGAAGCCGCCCTTGAACGTGGCGCTGTCGCCGAGGAAGTTGACGATCAGCGTGGCGCCCGCGCTCAGGTTCGAGAAGCTGTACCAGCTGCTGGAATCGAGCCAGCTGGCGTCGAGGTTGATCACTTCGACCTGGCTGTTGGTGCCGTTGATGAAGATGCCGTTCCATTTTTGCTCGGTACTGGCGGTAGGCGTCAGCGCCGCCAGCGCGTTCGAAGTTTGCGTGAGCGACGTGGCCAGCGCATTCAGGTCGGCTGGCGCGGTGCCGGTGGTGACCGGGCCGTTCAGGGTGCCGCTCTGGTTCAGGTAGCTGGTGCCGCCCACGTAGGTGCTGCCGTGACCGACATTGCCGCTGGTGAACGTAAAATCGCGGCCCGCAACCACCGCGTAGTCGCCGTAGGCGCCGGTGTTGCTGGTATTGACGGAATAATTGGCCAGGCTGATGTCGCGGCCGGCGAGGATCGATCCATCCACCCTGCCGCTGCCGGACTTGAAGTCGTTGAACGAATAGACAGCGGCGCCGCCCAGGTCGATCTCGAGCACGTCGGCATGGGCCACGGTCATTGCCGAGGCAAGGGCAACGGACGAGATGAAGCGGGCGGTAATTGTCGAAACGGACATGGCAGGGGTTCCCTTTTTAGGTAGAACCCCCGAGTCTAGCATAAATTATATTTACGCAAAACATTTTCCATTTCCACAACACAACATAATACGACAAATTCAAGCCTGCTTGCGGCGGCGGGCCATGAAGCCCAGCATGCCCAGGCCGGCCAGCATCATGGCGTAGGTTTCCGCTTCCGGCACCGCCGTGGCTAGGCTGCCGCTGAACTGTTGCAGGTGTACTTCACCCTGCTGGTTGAATGCCTTGGCATACACGCCGCCCTCGACATTGGCGCCGCCGAGGTTGCTGAACGTACCATCAGCCACCACGACCTGGCCGACGAAGGTGCGATCCACGGTCACGCTGGTGGCGCCGGCGAAGTTCCAGATCAGCGAGCTGCCCAGGCTGTTAGGAGCGAGAATGTTGGCGCTCAGCGACAGGACCTTGTTGTCGGTGTTGAAGATCACCGTGCTGGCGTTGGTCAGGTTGAACGCGAACTCACCGATATTGGACGAGAAGATCTGGCTGTCCAGCGTGCTCAGGTCGAACACCAGCACGCCGTTGGCATTGCCGGTACCGCTGAAGGTGACCTTGTTGCCGGTAATGTCCACCGCGGCTTTTTCCGTGCCCTTGAGCGCCGCCAACTTGGTGCTCATGTTATTGATCACGTTCGAGAAGTCGGTGCTGGTGGCGGCGGCGCGGGCGGCGTCCATCACGGCGGTGGTCGAAGCCAGCGGACGGTTGTTATTGGTGCCACTGTAGCTGGCGGCGTGGCCACCGCCGTTGAAATTGACGTTGGTGGCGGCGCCAGCCACCCAGGCGTCGCCGTTAAACGTCGACGAAGTGGCGCTGCCACCCACGTAGGCCTGGCCGGTGTTGACGATGATGCCGTTGGCGCTGCCGCCTACCACGGCGCCGAGGCCGTTAACATGCAGATTGCCGCTGGCGCTGCCGCCCACGGTCAGGCCGGCATAAGCCGACTTGGCGGTGTCCGAAGCGTGCTGGACATAATCGCCGCCCTGCAGGTTGCCGGCGACGTAAGTGCGGCCATCGACATGCGACGTCGAGGTCATATCGCCCTTCACCACCACGTTGAACTGCTTGAGCATTTCGTCAGCCGTCAATGGTGCGGCGTGTGCAACGCCTGCGAACAGGGTGGAAGCGGCAAGAGCGACACAGGTACGAACCATCATGGTGACTTATCCTTAGAAATTGGTGGAAGGTTGTGATCGGAATCAGTTAGATTCCATAGCCACAACAACAATTGCGATGATATCACCACAATTGCAATTTGAATACTTTATTTTTTGCAATTGACAATTTTTTTCTGCAACGCACCATCCGCGCGCTGGGGACAGCCTCGTCCCACTTGTCGCGCGCAATCGCCGCTGATCCCGCCAAAACCGCAGTTGATCGGAAACTGCGCCCGGACGACGGACGGCACGGCTACAGTGACTCCATCAACACCGATCAACACTTCACCAGGGAGACCACCATGAGCAACTTTTTCCACAACGCCGGCAATGTCGTCGATGAAATCAGCCGCGCTTTCACCCAGGCGCTGCGCTTTGCTGCGCGCACCATCCGCCGCCTGTCCTGGCCGGCGCTGCTGGGCGCCGCGCTGGTGCTCGCCTTCATCGTCAGCATCCTGCCGCTGGCCTTGACCCTGTTTGCCATCTTCCTCGTGGTAAAACTGGTGATGGGCGCCTGCGACGGCCAGCGCGGCCGCGTCATCAAGGAGCCGCTGCAATGAAAAAGGGCCGGCTGACCGCAGCCGGCTACAGCAATGCCAAGGGCGCGCTCGACATCGTGCGCGAAATCGGCGAGATCACGGCCACCCTGTGGTGGCGCTTTTTCGACTGGCTGGCCCAGGTGGAATGGCGCAAGCTGGTGATCATCTGGCTGCTGGTCATGATCTTCGGCATGACGCCGTTCGGCCATCCCGAGCAGACCGGCGCCTTCATCGTGCTGTCGCTGGGACTGAAGGTGCTCGCTGGCGGCAAGCGCCGCGCCGAACTCGAAGCGCGCGACGCCACCACCCATGCCGACGAAGAAGGCCTGGAACGGCGCCTGGTCGAAGCGCGCATGGCCGCGCTGCAGGCGCAGGTGGAGCCCCACTTCCTGTTCAACACCCTGGCCCTGATCGGCCAGCTGATCGAGACCGATCCGCCGCAGGCCGCGCGCATCCACCAGAACCTGATCGACTACCTGCGCGCCACGCTGCCACAGATGCGCGCACGCGGCGCCGGCACCCTGGGCAGGCAGATCGAGATGTCGCGCGCGTATCTGGCCATCATGCAGGCGCGCATGCGCGCGCGGCTGGCCGTGTCGATCGACGTGCCCGACGAGATGCAAAGCGCCACCTTCCCGGTGATGATGCTGCAGATCCTGATCGAAAACGCCATCAAGCACGGGCTGGAACCGAAGATCGCGGGCGGACGCATCGACATCCGCGCCAGCGTCGATAACCAGGTGCTGCAAGTCGATGTGCTCGACGACGGCATCGGCTTCAATGTGCACGCAGGCGACGGCCTGGGGCTGGCCAACGTGCGCGAGCGGTTGCGCATCCTGTACGGCAACCGCGCCCAGCTGGTGATCGAGGCGCCGCTCACCGGCGGCACCCGCGCCAGCATCCGCCTGCCCTACGCGCCCGATATCTTTGCCGGCGGTGCGCCATGAACCGCCCTACCGCGCTGATCGCCGACGACGAAGAAGGCATGCGCGAGCAACTGCGTACGCGGCTGCGCGACGCCTGGCCTGCGCTCGACATCGTGGCCGAAGCGGCCAACGGCATCGAGGCCGTGGCGCTGGCAGGCCAGCACCAGCCCGACATCGTCTTCCTCGACATCCGCATGCCCGGCCTGTCCGGCATCGAAGCGGCGCGCCTGCTGTTCAGGCGCTGCCACCTGGTGTTCGTCACTGCGTACGACCAGTACGCGATCGAGGCGTTCGAACAGGGCGCGCTCGACTACCTGATGAAACCGGTGGGCGGCGAACGCCTGAAGACCACGTGCGCGCGCCTGCAGCAGTTGGTGGGCCGCCAGCCGACCGACATCCAGCGCCAGCTGCAAGCCCTGCTGGCACAGCCAGGCCGGCCGTCCGCAGCGCCGGCAGCGCCCGACTACCTGCGCTGGATCCAGGCCGTGGTGGGCGCCAACCTGCGCATGATCAGCACGCGCGAGGTGCTGTACTTCCAGGCCGACGAAAAATACACGCGGGTCCAGACCGGCCAGTCGGAAGTGCTGATCCGC
This is a stretch of genomic DNA from Duganella zoogloeoides. It encodes these proteins:
- a CDS encoding collagen-binding domain-containing protein, with translation MMVRTCVALAASTLFAGVAHAAPLTADEMLKQFNVVVKGDMTSTSHVDGRTYVAGNLQGGDYVQHASDTAKSAYAGLTVGGSASGNLHVNGLGAVVGGSANGIIVNTGQAYVGGSATSSTFNGDAWVAGAATNVNFNGGGHAASYSGTNNNRPLASTTAVMDAARAAATSTDFSNVINNMSTKLAALKGTEKAAVDITGNKVTFSGTGNANGVLVFDLSTLDSQIFSSNIGEFAFNLTNASTVIFNTDNKVLSLSANILAPNSLGSSLIWNFAGATSVTVDRTFVGQVVVADGTFSNLGGANVEGGVYAKAFNQQGEVHLQQFSGSLATAVPEAETYAMMLAGLGMLGFMARRRKQA
- a CDS encoding choice-of-anchor A family protein, translated to MSVSTITARFISSVALASAMTVAHADVLEIDLGGAAVYSFNDFKSGSGRVDGSILAGRDISLANYSVNTSNTGAYGDYAVVAGRDFTFTSGNVGHGSTYVGGTSYLNQSGTLNGPVTTGTAPADLNALATSLTQTSNALAALTPTASTEQKWNGIFINGTNSQVEVINLDASWLDSSSWYSFSNLSAGATLIVNFLGDSATFKGGFSAFDGYNVLFNFADATTLNFVNGFNANVLAPKATVTGGSGTIYGTVVVNDWNSSVTIGTAAGGGFAAVDVPGLELVATAVPEAQTWAMLLAGLGLMGVVARRRKSA
- a CDS encoding sensor histidine kinase, producing the protein MKKGRLTAAGYSNAKGALDIVREIGEITATLWWRFFDWLAQVEWRKLVIIWLLVMIFGMTPFGHPEQTGAFIVLSLGLKVLAGGKRRAELEARDATTHADEEGLERRLVEARMAALQAQVEPHFLFNTLALIGQLIETDPPQAARIHQNLIDYLRATLPQMRARGAGTLGRQIEMSRAYLAIMQARMRARLAVSIDVPDEMQSATFPVMMLQILIENAIKHGLEPKIAGGRIDIRASVDNQVLQVDVLDDGIGFNVHAGDGLGLANVRERLRILYGNRAQLVIEAPLTGGTRASIRLPYAPDIFAGGAP
- a CDS encoding LytR/AlgR family response regulator transcription factor, with translation MNRPTALIADDEEGMREQLRTRLRDAWPALDIVAEAANGIEAVALAGQHQPDIVFLDIRMPGLSGIEAARLLFRRCHLVFVTAYDQYAIEAFEQGALDYLMKPVGGERLKTTCARLQQLVGRQPTDIQRQLQALLAQPGRPSAAPAAPDYLRWIQAVVGANLRMISTREVLYFQADEKYTRVQTGQSEVLIRKPLKELADELDPDEFWRIHRSTLVRVDAIEGITRDLRGRQMLKVRNHPLLLEVSRGHAGRFQQM
- a CDS encoding aspartate aminotransferase family protein, producing MNLSRPDSMASFWMPFTNNRDFKANPRLLVSAEGMYYKDVDGNSILDGTAGLWCVPCGHAQPKIVAAVREMVGQLDFAPTFQMGHPAAFELADKLMDYTSHRFGHVFYTNSGSEAVDTALKMALAYHRARGEAGRTRLIGRERGYHGVGFGGISVGGIAGNRKPYGVMLPGVDHLPHTHNLEKNAYTRGEPEHGFELADELERIVTLHDASTIAAVIVEPVAGSTGVLVPPKGYLKRLRELCTKHGILLIFDEVITGFGRLATPFAADYFDVEPDLMTTAKGLTNGTIPMGAVFSKQHIHDAFMDAPPGIELFHGYTYSGHPVACAASLATLEVFKEQDILGHAAGMVEYWTDAVHSLKGLPHVIDIRTIGLVAGIELAPIAGKPGARAFAAFKQAFADGVLIRVTGDIIALSPPLVLEKKHVDELFGKLATILKNLD
- a CDS encoding aminotransferase-like domain-containing protein; its protein translation is MESESTAMDQADCAAEWPVLVIERSKKGSLVEQIVAAIAAMVGRRELRIGTKMPSVRQFAKCNGISTFTVVESYDRLVTLGLLMSRRGSGYFVARQDLPPAMTPMAMHTMPTAIDSLTPDLYSGVSEALAAGVGWLPPEWYGDDTVLDAVRHAMRIPSNRLRGYGHSMGFPTLRHHLAATLSDDLFPVDPEQILLTHGATHAFDLILRTLTRPGDTVFVEDPGYSNLHSLILHHGCIAVGIPRGEHGIDVELLARQAALTQPKLMFVNTVLQNPLGTSLSAAQAHRLLALAEQFDFWLVEDDIYRELAQRGEASLAAMDGLRRVIRVGSFSKTLSPVLRVGSICASASLLPELLRVKMLAGLTTSEINERAVYHAISARPYKRMVDKLVAQLESGRERTIESLRSAGMTPLAKPRGGMFVSAGWDAAPRPDWNGKTIADAALKAGILLSPCDFFMLRPPESVWFRFNVAYSNHPQLLDFLQSVRPA
- a CDS encoding TetR/AcrR family transcriptional regulator → MSIVKLPATPRIKRRVINRDKLEADIVVVAVRVFAESGYEGASIATIADRAGLSKQNLMYYFPTKQALYERVLDDVLDDWLERMDSLAAGDQEPQAVLRAYVQAKLKFSREQPWASRVYAMEVIGGAQLYGAQIQRRVVPLLRKDIAVFEQWIAAGKIAPVNATHLLFAIWAMTQSYADFAPQMALVLNRKQLGKKDFDDAEQLIVDMVLAAVGVPLVSRSA